The Legionellales bacterium genomic interval CAGCGTGCGGATAAGGAATTAATATACTGGGTAATCCCACCGCCATTAATTCGGCAATGGTGAGCGCACCGGCACGACAAATCACCAGATCAGCCCAGCGATAAACGGTTGCCATATCATCAATAAAAGGTTTAATTTCGACATTTAGTGATAACTTTTGATAAATTTCACGAGTAAATTTTTCATCTTGTCGACCGCATTGATGAATAATTTCGATCGGTTGCTTGAGTTGTGCTAAAGCCTGTGGTACGCAATGATTAAGCGCATGTGCGCCCTGACTTCCACCTAAAATTAAAACATGTAAGGTATTATTGACACACCATTGGCGAGAAGCAGGATGAGGCAAATTAATTAATGATTGACGAACGGGATTGCCAACTGTTTGCACAGGAATTTTTTTAGGAAAAGCGTCGGGAAATGCTTGAAATATTTTTTGAGCCAAACGTGCTAAAATACGATTGGTTAATCCCGCAATCGCATTTTGTTCGTGGATCACCAGCGGCTTGCCTAACAACCACGCGGCAATTCCACCGGGTGCACTGACAAAGCCCCCCATACCAATCACTAAATCCGGTTGGCGTTGTTGAATAATTTTTTTCGCCTGTAAAACCGCAGAAGCTAATTTAAATGGTGCCAAACATTTTTGCCAAACTGATTTTCCCCGTAGCGCTTTAATCTGAATAAAGTCGATGGGGATCGCCTGTTGGCTGACAATTTCCGCCTCCATACCCTCTGCACTTCCCAGCCAAGAGACGATAATACCCTCCGCAATAAATAATTTAGCAATCGCCAGTGCTGGAAAAATATGCCCGCCAGTGCCTCCGGCCATAATTAAAACTTTAGATAATTCTGTCATTTGCGTCTCGTTTTGGAAAAACCATAAGTGAGTAAACGATTTTCATGATCGATACGTAGCAAAATCGCTAATGCCCAGCAAAATACGACCACACTACTACCTCCATAACTGATTAATGGCAACGTTAATCCTTTGGTAGGTAATAATCCCGTATTAACGCCAATATTAATCACCACTTGCAAGCCCATCCACAAGGCAATGCCATAGGCGACATAAGCAGAGAAATATTCTTCTAAAAATTGTGCTTTGCGCGCAACGTTTAAGGCGCGAAAAATAAATAAGCTAAATAAGCCAATGGTCGCAAGCATGCCTACCAAACCCAATTCTTCGCCTAATACTGCGAAAATAAAATCGGTATGAGCTTCGGGTAAATAAAATAATTTTTGCACGCTTTCGCCTAAACCCACTCCCCACCAACCACCACGACCAAAGGCAATTAAGGATTGGGTAAGTTGATAACCGCTTTGAAATGGATTAGCCCATGGATTTAAAAAAGCAGTTAAACGTTGCATGCGATACGGAGATGAAATTGCTAACACCGCAAACGCAATTCCCACTAACAAAATTAATACGAGATACTGCCATAAACGCACCCCTGCTAAAAACATCATACCTAAAGCCGTGACAATAATAACGACGGCTGCACCAAAATCGGGCTGCTTGAGTAATAAGACAGCCACTAATCCTAAGACTGCCATCGGCTTGAGAAAGCCCATAAAATTTTGTCTAACTTCATCACCTCGTCGTAATAAATAACCCGATAAATAAAGAATAATAGTTAATTTCACAACTTCAGAGATTTGCATGCCAATAGGACCAAAGCCTATCCAACGCATCGAGCCATTCACTCGTCGTCCAATGCCTGGAATGAGCACCGCGATTAATAAAAAAAATGACACAAATAATAAATAAGGACTGATTTTTTGCCAAACTGAAATTTCGATCCGTAAAATAATAAAGGCGGAAATTAATCCGGCTGATAAATATAAGGATTGTCGAATTAAATAATGGAAAGGCGTATTATATAATTTATACGAAATGACGATCGACGCAGAAGCCACCATCATCAACCCCACTCCCATCAAACCAATAATTGCAAAAATTAATACGCGATCGTAGAGCACGGGCAATTGTTTTCCGCGTTGATGAGTACGCGCCATGCTTGGGCGTTTATTTATCGAATTAATTGTTTTACCAGCTGACAAAATACTTCTCCACGATGTTCATAATTACGAAACATATCAAAACTCGCACACGCCGGGGATAATAAAACGGCACTGTGAGGTGGTGCTATTTCTGCTGCAATATTTACGGCTTCGTCGAGACTGCGAGCAAAGTGTCTGGGAATTTTATCATCTATTGCCGCGCTAATTAATTGCGCATCTTCGCCGATTAAAATTAACTGTGTCACATAACGACACACCGTTGGATTAATGTCGCGAAAATCGACTCCCTTGCCTTGTCCTCCCATAATTAAAATAATCTTGCGATAAATATGCCCTAATCCGCTCAATGCCGATTGGGTGGCACCAATATTCGTGCCTTTAGAATCATTGTACCAAACCACGTCATCAATTTCGGCAACACGTTGACACCGATGAGGTAATCCTGGAAATTCACGTAGTGTTTTCAGCATGGCAGCCACAGGTAATTGAATAGCACTGCCTAAGGCTAATGCCGCCAAATAATTCATCCAATTGTGCAAGCCTGCTAACGGTAATTCAGACACTGCGATTAAATTCTCGTTACCTCGTGCTAAATAAAGCGTATCTTGTAGCGTACGTAAACCAAACTCTGTGGAATTTTGCGGTGTGCTTTCTCCAAAACTCCACACCTCAGCGTTAGGGTTAGTAATCCAAGTATTACTATCGTCGCGATTAAATACCACATGACGTGCTTGCTGATAAATACGTTGCTTAGATGCTACATACTCTTCAAAACTGGCGTAGCGATCGAGATGATCGGGCGAAATATTTAAGATGGTTGCTGCCAATGCTTGCAATGAAAAGGTAGAATCTAATTGAAAACTGGAAACTTCTAATACGTAAAGCTCAGTATTTTCTTCGTATAGATCGAGCACGGGCACGCCTAAATTTCCACCGGTTTTTACCCGTATTCCAGCCTGCTCCGCCATTTTTCCAACTAACGTCGTTACCGTACTTTTAGCATTGGTGCCGGTAATTGCCACTACTGGGGTCGTGGTAATTTGTAAAAATAATTCGATATCACCAATAATGGGAATGCCAACAGCATGACACGCCATTAATTCAGGTAAATTGGGAGAAAGCCCAGGACTAATAATAATTTGTTGTGCTTGCATTAATATTTCGACATTAAGACCATTTAAATAAATAGGACAATTGGGAAATTGTTGCTGGAATTCTGCAAGACCTGGAGGGTTTTCACGAGTATCCATCACCACAAAATCCAGATGATTTTTAGTTAAAAATCGACAAATCGATAACCCAGTTTTTCCTAATCCGAGTACCACATAATTATTGGCGTTCAAAGAAAATTACCTCTTGTCATTAACGTAATTTTAACGTGGCTAACCCTATTAATACTAGAATAACGGTCACAATCCAAAAGCGCACAATCACTCTGGGTTCAGGCCATCCTTTTAATTCAAAATGATGATGAAGAGGTGCCATGCGAAATATTCTACGTCCGGTCATTTTAAAAGAAGCAACTTGTAAAATCACCGAAATGGTTTCCATCACAAACACGCCGCTCATTAAAAAAAAGACTAATTCTTGACGAACAATCACCGCCATTAAACCTAAACAAGCACCTAATGCCAGTGAGCCGATATCGCCCATAAAAACTTGTGCAGGATAGGTGTTAAACCATAAAAAACCGAGTCCAGCACCCACAATCGAAGCGCAAATAATCATTATTTCGCCACTGCCTGCTACATACGGAATTTGTAAATATTTGGCAAATTCAATATTGCCAGATACATAGGCAAAAATCGCCAATGCGCCGGCTACTAATACACAAGG includes:
- the murG gene encoding undecaprenyldiphospho-muramoylpentapeptide beta-N-acetylglucosaminyltransferase, translated to MTELSKVLIMAGGTGGHIFPALAIAKLFIAEGIIVSWLGSAEGMEAEIVSQQAIPIDFIQIKALRGKSVWQKCLAPFKLASAVLQAKKIIQQRQPDLVIGMGGFVSAPGGIAAWLLGKPLVIHEQNAIAGLTNRILARLAQKIFQAFPDAFPKKIPVQTVGNPVRQSLINLPHPASRQWCVNNTLHVLILGGSQGAHALNHCVPQALAQLKQPIEIIHQCGRQDEKFTREIYQKLSLNVEIKPFIDDMATVYRWADLVICRAGALTIAELMAVGLPSILIPYPHAVDDHQTLNAQFLVTQHAACMIAQAELSNENLIKTLLSMKNELPQMAKHAYALRQVEAGEIIIEQCKEIGSGHHQ
- a CDS encoding UDP-N-acetylmuramoyl-L-alanine--D-glutamate ligase, giving the protein MNANNYVVLGLGKTGLSICRFLTKNHLDFVVMDTRENPPGLAEFQQQFPNCPIYLNGLNVEILMQAQQIIISPGLSPNLPELMACHAVGIPIIGDIELFLQITTTPVVAITGTNAKSTVTTLVGKMAEQAGIRVKTGGNLGVPVLDLYEENTELYVLEVSSFQLDSTFSLQALAATILNISPDHLDRYASFEEYVASKQRIYQQARHVVFNRDDSNTWITNPNAEVWSFGESTPQNSTEFGLRTLQDTLYLARGNENLIAVSELPLAGLHNWMNYLAALALGSAIQLPVAAMLKTLREFPGLPHRCQRVAEIDDVVWYNDSKGTNIGATQSALSGLGHIYRKIILIMGGQGKGVDFRDINPTVCRYVTQLILIGEDAQLISAAIDDKIPRHFARSLDEAVNIAAEIAPPHSAVLLSPACASFDMFRNYEHRGEVFCQLVKQLIR
- the ftsW gene encoding putative lipid II flippase FtsW, whose protein sequence is MARTHQRGKQLPVLYDRVLIFAIIGLMGVGLMMVASASIVISYKLYNTPFHYLIRQSLYLSAGLISAFIILRIEISVWQKISPYLLFVSFFLLIAVLIPGIGRRVNGSMRWIGFGPIGMQISEVVKLTIILYLSGYLLRRGDEVRQNFMGFLKPMAVLGLVAVLLLKQPDFGAAVVIIVTALGMMFLAGVRLWQYLVLILLVGIAFAVLAISSPYRMQRLTAFLNPWANPFQSGYQLTQSLIAFGRGGWWGVGLGESVQKLFYLPEAHTDFIFAVLGEELGLVGMLATIGLFSLFIFRALNVARKAQFLEEYFSAYVAYGIALWMGLQVVINIGVNTGLLPTKGLTLPLISYGGSSVVVFCWALAILLRIDHENRLLTYGFSKTRRK